TGGGACGGCGACGCGTTCGCCGCGTTCGATCGACGGGGCCGCGAGCGCGACCTGACGGTCCTGGACGTCGAACCGCCGGAAGAAGCCATCGAGTAGCGAGCGCGCCGGGCCCGGACGATCGACGCGGAGCCGACTTACTCGAGGTAACCCAGGTCGCGCAGTTGATCGGCGATATCCTGGAACTCCGCCTCGGTCAGTTCGCCCTCCTCCTCGTGCTTGATGACGATCGATCGCAGCAGGAACCGCACGAGGTCGCTCGTGGACGAGAAGCTCGTCCCCTCGATCGTCTCCTCGACCCGGTCCGCGAGGTCCTTCGGGATGGAAACGGTCGTGTAGTCGGCCATGGACCCGCTTTGGAAGCCTCCCGGATAGGCGTTCCGGGCCCGCGAGACGGGACCGTGCCGTCAGTCCCGTCCCGGGCGCGTCGGCTCGTCGGCCGTCGTGTCGAACTGGCCCATCTGGGCCGCACTTTCGGGGGAGAACGTCAGCGGCGCGCCAGCACCGCGGGCGAGCGCGCTCGCCTCGTCAGCCGCGGGCGCGTGAGCCGCCGTCTGTCGGCCGTCGGCGGTCGACTGTCGGTCGCTGGTGGTAGACTGTCGTTCGTCGGCGTCGGTCGGTCGCGCGTCAGTGAGCGGTTCGGTGTTCGTCGTAGACATGGTCGTGGCGTCGTCGGTGGCGGTCGTCTGGCTGTGCGTCCCCGTCTGCGCGCGCGTTTCGTCGGTACGTGCATCGCAGCTATTCGGTCGGAATAGAATATAATAAAAGTTAATGAAGGCATGTGAACGACCGCCAAGCGTCGGCGCCGCTCAGACGACGAGTTCCATCGGGTAGTCGGTGAGGTTCTCGTAGCCGTCCTCGGTGACGACGACGAGGTCCTCCAGTCGGAGCCCGCCGACATCGGGGTCGTACA
This genomic interval from Halomicrobium urmianum contains the following:
- a CDS encoding ribbon-helix-helix domain-containing protein is translated as MADYTTVSIPKDLADRVEETIEGTSFSSTSDLVRFLLRSIVIKHEEEGELTEAEFQDIADQLRDLGYLE